A DNA window from Amycolatopsis sp. DSM 110486 contains the following coding sequences:
- a CDS encoding GntR family transcriptional regulator, whose translation METSSPRPRAERARQVADVLRQRITAGAFDDGPLPDEHALGTQFGATRNAVREALGLLRAEGLVERRQGVGTLVVHPKYGHGLDRLAGLAEALDGYGDVVNEVRSVGIVTPPPAIAERLGLVPGAPAVHLERLRRLGGAPLSLDTTYLTADIGVPLLDHDLAGRDLFALIEETSGRRLGRADVVVHAVTAGPDTAALLGIAPGTAVFALDRLTHLDDGRPVDAETLHIRADRLTLRATLHRGPA comes from the coding sequence GTGGAAACTTCGTCGCCCCGGCCCCGCGCCGAGCGGGCCCGGCAGGTCGCCGACGTCCTGCGCCAGCGCATCACCGCGGGCGCCTTCGACGACGGCCCGCTGCCCGACGAGCACGCTCTCGGCACCCAGTTCGGCGCAACGCGCAACGCCGTGCGCGAGGCCCTCGGCCTGCTTCGCGCCGAAGGCCTCGTGGAGCGGCGCCAGGGCGTCGGAACGCTTGTGGTGCACCCGAAGTACGGCCACGGCCTCGACCGGCTCGCCGGCCTCGCCGAGGCCCTCGACGGCTACGGCGACGTCGTGAACGAGGTCCGTTCCGTCGGCATCGTCACGCCCCCGCCGGCGATCGCCGAACGGCTCGGGCTGGTTCCCGGCGCGCCCGCCGTCCACCTGGAACGCCTGCGCCGCCTCGGCGGAGCGCCGCTCTCGCTGGACACCACCTACCTGACCGCCGACATCGGCGTCCCGCTGCTCGACCACGACCTCGCGGGCCGCGACCTGTTCGCCCTCATCGAGGAAACCAGCGGCCGCCGCCTCGGCCGGGCCGACGTCGTGGTCCACGCCGTGACCGCCGGCCCCGACACCGCTGCGTTGCTGGGCATCGCGCCCGGCACGGCCGTCTTCGCCCTCGACCGCCTGACGCACCTCGACGACGGCCGCCCCGTGGACGCCGAAACCCTCCACATCCGCGCCGACCGGCTCACTTTGCGCGCGACGCTGCACCGCGGGCCGGCATGA
- a CDS encoding sulfite exporter TauE/SafE family protein, with protein sequence MTSVTTDVLLALFGLVGGIGITAIGPGGVLPTIALFLLTPLAPAQVAGTAIVTHVATGVAGSAAYVRSGQLRERHTRRVAGLLAGVAVVGTPVGVLLNSLVSARWFGVVLGVFAVVVAALVVLRRPVAGREPATGSILAIGAGVAVAAGLVGVGGPMLTVPVLVVVGLPMLEALAAAQVQSVVIATAGAVGYLLPGSIDWRLAAVVGVPELAGVVIGWKIAHALPTKRLRIALVVALVAVAPYLVLHG encoded by the coding sequence ATGACGAGCGTGACCACCGATGTTCTGCTCGCACTTTTCGGCCTGGTGGGCGGGATCGGCATCACGGCGATCGGGCCCGGGGGTGTGCTGCCGACGATCGCGTTGTTCCTGTTGACGCCGCTCGCGCCGGCGCAGGTGGCGGGGACGGCGATCGTCACGCATGTGGCGACGGGGGTGGCCGGGAGTGCGGCGTATGTGCGGTCCGGGCAGTTGCGGGAGCGGCACACGAGGAGGGTCGCGGGGCTGCTGGCGGGGGTCGCGGTGGTGGGGACGCCGGTCGGCGTTTTGCTGAACTCGCTGGTGTCCGCGCGGTGGTTCGGGGTGGTGCTCGGGGTGTTCGCCGTCGTGGTGGCGGCGTTGGTGGTGTTGCGGCGGCCGGTGGCAGGGCGGGAGCCGGCGACGGGCTCGATCCTCGCGATCGGGGCCGGGGTGGCGGTCGCGGCGGGGCTGGTAGGGGTGGGTGGGCCCATGCTGACCGTGCCGGTGCTCGTGGTGGTGGGGTTGCCGATGCTGGAGGCGCTCGCGGCGGCACAGGTGCAGTCGGTGGTGATCGCGACGGCCGGGGCGGTCGGGTATCTCCTGCCTGGCTCCATCGACTGGCGGCTGGCGGCCGTCGTCGGGGTGCCGGAACTGGCGGGGGTGGTCATCGGCTGGAAGATCGCGCACGCGTTGCCGACGAAACGGCTGCGGATCGCGCTCGTCGTCGCGT